A single genomic interval of Acidimicrobiales bacterium harbors:
- a CDS encoding carboxymuconolactone decarboxylase family protein: MTDHAHADGAGPPGDPLVANDPAFYGVFGPLYEEAWGDGAIPARYKELAGVTLSVVIRCEPCLGHHVRMAHAAGATLDQFAEALRLGVLAGGSAGIPTARRAYAVLDELEATGSNT, encoded by the coding sequence GTGACGGACCACGCCCACGCCGACGGGGCGGGGCCGCCGGGCGACCCGCTGGTCGCCAACGACCCCGCCTTCTACGGCGTGTTCGGTCCGCTGTACGAGGAGGCGTGGGGCGACGGGGCGATCCCGGCCAGGTACAAGGAGCTGGCCGGGGTGACCCTGTCGGTCGTCATCCGGTGCGAGCCCTGCCTCGGCCACCACGTCCGGATGGCCCACGCCGCCGGCGCCACGCTCGACCAGTTCGCCGAGGCCCTGCGCCTCGGCGTGCTGGCCGGCGGCTCGGCCGGGATCCCGACGGCCCGGCGCGCCTACGCCGTGCTCGACGAGCTCGAGGCGACGGGCTCGAACACGTAG